The following proteins are co-located in the Deinococcus metallilatus genome:
- the otsB gene encoding trehalose-phosphatase, giving the protein MTLPPELHTLGDRPLLVICDYDGTLAPIVHRPEDAFPQPGAREALRRLTAHPAHHAAIVTGRRAEQVHAFLNLPDLPVIGLHGMEWPGEEIRPPNEEALRFIAAQLPDVPGLWLEDKRWTLAVHYRAVPEAQQANVEAALAAVPLPEGWEVIAGKKIREFRPAGFGKGRAAQQLALTFPLHLPVFLGDDVTDEEGFVALRGQGGVTVKVGEGATAAEYRIASPAEVVALLEAWADTPA; this is encoded by the coding sequence ATGACGCTCCCGCCCGAACTGCACACGCTGGGGGACCGTCCCCTGCTGGTCATCTGCGACTACGACGGTACCCTCGCACCCATCGTCCATCGTCCCGAAGACGCCTTCCCACAACCCGGCGCCCGCGAGGCCCTGCGGCGCCTGACCGCCCATCCCGCCCACCATGCGGCCATCGTGACGGGCCGCCGCGCGGAACAAGTTCACGCCTTCCTGAACCTCCCCGACCTGCCCGTGATCGGCCTGCACGGCATGGAATGGCCCGGCGAGGAGATCAGACCCCCTAACGAGGAGGCCCTGCGCTTCATTGCCGCGCAGCTTCCCGACGTGCCCGGCCTATGGCTGGAGGACAAGCGCTGGACCCTCGCCGTCCACTACCGCGCGGTGCCCGAAGCGCAGCAGGCGAACGTGGAGGCCGCCCTGGCCGCCGTCCCCCTGCCCGAGGGGTGGGAGGTGATCGCCGGAAAGAAGATCCGCGAGTTCCGGCCCGCCGGGTTCGGGAAGGGCCGCGCGGCGCAGCAACTCGCCCTGACCTTTCCCCTGCACCTCCCCGTCTTCCTCGGCGACGACGTGACCGACGAGGAGGGCTTCGTGGCGTTGCGGGGGCAGGGAGGCGTGACGGTCAAGGTCGGGGAGGGGGCGACGGCGGCGGAGTACCGGATTGCCAGCCCGGCGGAGGTGGTGGCGCTGCTGGAGGCCTGGGCCGACACGCCCGCCTGA
- a CDS encoding YwbE family protein: protein MTPPPRSAIRPGLTVDIVQKQDQPTGKLTRGVVAQLLTRSPTHPHGIKVRLTSGQVGRVQAVVGQDAAG, encoded by the coding sequence ATGACGCCCCCACCCCGTTCCGCCATCCGCCCTGGCCTCACCGTCGATATCGTGCAGAAGCAGGACCAGCCCACCGGCAAGCTCACGCGCGGCGTGGTCGCGCAACTGCTCACGCGCTCGCCCACGCATCCGCACGGCATCAAGGTGCGGCTGACGAGTGGGCAGGTGGGGCGGGTGCAGGCGGTCGTGGGCCAAGACGCGGCGGGCTGA